GTACCCGTGCGCAGGGGTCACCGACCGTGGCGGTCCGAGGCCGACCACGGCCAGTCGCTGCGCAGCCACCGCGCGACGGCGTCGGCGAGCGGCCCGTCGTGGGCCGCTCGGTCGGCGCGCACCCAGGACTGCACGCTGACGTCGGTGCCCTCCCGCTCGGGCGGGTAGAGGTAGACGCAGCCGACGACCTCCTCCCCCTCGAGCACGGTGTAGGTGAAGCCGCGCCCCGCCTCGAAGTCGGCGGCGTGCCGGCGCAGGTCCGCCAGGTTCTCCTCCGCGCTCATGCCCTGGGGCGGGGGCCAGTCGCCGTCGGGGTAGCCGGGGGTCGCTCGGATGTGGTCGATGCTCGAGGACCACGCGGCGAGGTCGGCCTCGTGGTGCTGCGGTCCGAGCGGCTCCAGCCGCAGCTCGCCGACCACGAGCGTGGTGGGAGCGGTGAAGCCGGCGGGGACGAAGGGTGGCGAGGACATCTGCCGAGGGTAGGGCCGAGCCGTCCGGAGGGTCACCGGGTTCTCGTCGTCGCGGCCGCGTGCCGCTCGCGCGCCATCGCCGCCAGCCCCAGCACCGGACCCGGGAGCAGGAGCCACGCGACCGCGGGCCCGAGACCGGCGTACGTGGCGGAGACGAGCAGGATCGACCCGGCGCTGAGGGCGAAGCCGAGGCTGTTCTGGATGGCCAGGGCGCTGCCGACGAGGTCCTGCGGGCAGGCCCGCGCGCTCAGGGCGGAGAACTGCGGGGAGTCGGTGATGACCGCGACGCCCCAGAGCAGCAGCGCAGCGAGCACGAGCCAGGACGGTCCCGCGACGAGCAGCGGGTATGCCGCGCACACCAGCCCGGAGGCCGCGAGCGCGACCACGGCGACCCGCGCGCTGCCCCAGGTGGCCGACAGCCGGCCCCCGACGACGCACCCCGCCGCCCCCACCGCGATGACGGCGAAGGACCACGCCGGGACGGCGTCGCCACCCGGCGCGAGGGCGTCGGCGACCAGGAGCGGGACGAGGGTCCAGA
This genomic window from Serinicoccus chungangensis contains:
- a CDS encoding GNAT family N-acetyltransferase, translating into MSSPPFVPAGFTAPTTLVVGELRLEPLGPQHHEADLAAWSSSIDHIRATPGYPDGDWPPPQGMSAEENLADLRRHAADFEAGRGFTYTVLEGEEVVGCVYLYPPEREGTDVSVQSWVRADRAAHDGPLADAVARWLRSDWPWSASDRHGR